From Streptomyces fungicidicus, one genomic window encodes:
- the sucD gene encoding succinate--CoA ligase subunit alpha gives MAIFLNKDSKVIVQGMTGATGMKHTKLMLADGTNIVGGVNPRKAGTSVDIDGNEIPVFGTVAEAMEKTGANVSVLFVPPAFAKAAVVEAIDAEIPLAVVITEGIAVHDSAAFYAYAVEKGDKTRIIGPNCPGLISPGQSNAGIIPGDITKPGRIGLVSKSGTLTYQMMYELRDIGFSSAVGIGGDPVIGTTHIDALAAFEADPDTDLIVMIGEIGGDAEERAAAYIAEHVTKPVVGYVAGFTAPEGKTMGHAGAIVSGSSGTAAAKKEALEAAGVKVGKTPTETAKLARAVLAG, from the coding sequence ATGGCTATCTTCCTCAACAAGGACAGCAAGGTCATCGTCCAGGGCATGACCGGTGCCACGGGCATGAAGCACACCAAGCTCATGCTGGCCGACGGCACGAACATCGTCGGCGGCGTGAACCCGCGCAAGGCCGGCACGTCCGTCGACATCGACGGCAACGAGATCCCGGTCTTCGGCACCGTGGCCGAGGCGATGGAGAAGACGGGCGCCAACGTCTCCGTCCTCTTCGTCCCGCCGGCCTTCGCCAAGGCCGCCGTCGTCGAGGCCATCGACGCCGAGATCCCGCTCGCGGTCGTCATCACCGAGGGCATCGCGGTGCACGACTCCGCCGCCTTCTACGCGTACGCCGTGGAGAAGGGCGACAAGACCCGGATCATCGGCCCGAACTGCCCGGGTCTGATCAGCCCCGGACAGTCCAACGCCGGCATCATCCCGGGCGACATCACCAAGCCCGGCCGCATCGGCCTGGTCTCGAAGTCCGGCACGCTGACGTACCAGATGATGTACGAGCTGCGTGACATCGGCTTCTCGTCGGCCGTGGGCATCGGCGGCGACCCGGTCATCGGCACCACGCACATCGACGCGCTCGCCGCGTTCGAGGCCGACCCCGACACCGACCTGATCGTGATGATCGGTGAGATCGGCGGCGACGCCGAGGAGCGGGCCGCGGCCTACATCGCGGAGCACGTGACGAAGCCGGTCGTCGGCTACGTCGCGGGCTTCACCGCGCCCGAGGGCAAGACCATGGGCCACGCCGGCGCCATCGTCTCCGGTTCCTCCGGCACGGCCGCCGCCAAGAAGGAGGCCCTCGAGGCCGCCGGCGTCAAGGTCGGCAAGACGCCGACCGAGACGGCGAAGCTGGCGCGCGCCGTCCTGGCCGGCTGA
- a CDS encoding helix-turn-helix domain-containing protein: MTRSPGTPLPPPHERRRLREAGALTRARLAERVGVRPGTVRAWESGRRSPRGRNREAYAKLLAALAGPAGTAGDAERGAGAGARESVFARQKEEGTAVVTVRLEKPARRGAVVPEASAFAQAPPPAAPRREPVPDGHEGTAGLTPAQAFDALYAFCAPALVRQAYLLTGRRDLARESVERAFQRAWDRWPEVARDPDPAGWVRAAAYEWALSPWHRWRRHDRRAEPPPPDADDRALLDALLRLPPPYRRTLLLYDGVGLGLPETAAETEASTRAAAGRLTYARESVAALLPELSDPDELHRRLAELASTGRLRAAEPPEVRGGSERRARFWTRAAVAFTVALIGTTALTLRTAPTRYEPPVPAGETVRGVPPRVAPGPLSEERRELRDRLREELPGGPERLAPQTR; the protein is encoded by the coding sequence GTGACGCGGAGCCCCGGCACCCCGCTCCCCCCGCCCCACGAACGCCGGCGCCTGCGCGAGGCGGGTGCGCTGACCCGGGCCCGGCTCGCGGAACGGGTGGGCGTACGGCCCGGCACGGTGCGTGCCTGGGAGTCCGGCCGCAGGTCGCCGCGCGGCCGGAACCGGGAGGCGTACGCGAAGCTGCTGGCCGCTCTGGCCGGGCCGGCGGGCACGGCCGGCGACGCGGAACGGGGTGCGGGTGCGGGTGCGCGTGAGTCCGTGTTCGCCCGTCAGAAGGAGGAGGGCACTGCGGTGGTGACGGTGCGTCTGGAGAAGCCGGCCCGTCGCGGAGCGGTCGTGCCGGAGGCCTCCGCGTTCGCGCAGGCGCCCCCGCCGGCCGCCCCGCGCCGGGAGCCCGTGCCGGACGGGCACGAGGGGACCGCTGGGCTGACGCCCGCTCAGGCCTTCGACGCCCTGTACGCCTTCTGCGCCCCCGCCCTCGTACGGCAGGCCTATCTGCTCACCGGCCGCCGGGACCTCGCCCGCGAGTCCGTGGAGCGGGCGTTCCAGCGGGCCTGGGACCGCTGGCCCGAGGTGGCCCGCGACCCGGACCCGGCAGGATGGGTCCGCGCGGCGGCGTACGAGTGGGCCCTCTCCCCCTGGCACCGCTGGCGCCGCCACGACCGGCGCGCCGAACCCCCGCCCCCCGACGCGGACGACCGCGCGCTCCTCGACGCCCTGCTGCGCCTGCCGCCGCCCTACCGCCGCACGCTGCTGCTGTACGACGGCGTCGGTCTCGGCCTGCCCGAGACGGCGGCGGAGACGGAGGCCAGCACCCGGGCGGCGGCCGGCCGGCTCACCTACGCGCGGGAGTCCGTCGCCGCCCTGCTGCCGGAACTCTCGGACCCGGACGAGCTGCACCGGCGGCTGGCCGAGCTGGCCTCCACCGGGCGGCTGCGGGCGGCCGAACCGCCGGAGGTGCGCGGCGGCAGCGAGCGCCGGGCCCGCTTCTGGACCCGGGCCGCCGTCGCCTTCACGGTCGCCCTGATCGGCACCACGGCGCTCACCCTGCGCACGGCCCCCACCCGCTACGAGCCGCCGGTGCCGGCGGGCGAGACGGTGCGGGGCGTCCCGCCGAGGGTGGCTCCCGGCCCGCTCTCGGAGGAGCGGCGCGAACTGCGCGACCGGCTGCGCGAGGAGCTGCCGGGGGGACCGGAACGGCTGGCGCCGCAGACCCGGTGA
- a CDS encoding cell division protein PerM, translating into MAGVIQTTARRTTPAALLTRIRDRSPGLAAALLGGALAAGLGLAALTVLVVLLWISSPYPDSGPGGALHIAAALWLLAHGAELVRADTLSGTPAPVGLPPLLLLALPVWLLHRAARDAAEGGAGDSGNEAPLVPGRTAWAGVVLGYLAVGAPAALYASGGGLRPAWAGTGVCVALVAGLAAAAGVWTAYGRPSGPLERVLGAVLPRGVRHLVLGPDGRPGVAARAAAAGAAVLAGGGTLLLAVSLGGHAGEARQAFLRLTEGWSGWVAVLLLCVALAPNAAVWAAAYALGPGFLLGAGARVTPLSSAPAPPLPPFPLLAAVPDAGETAVNWAAGALPVTAGAVLGWYVGRGASRSGRAPAPAWTPGRTAGAAVLAAGLCAAALSALAALAGGPLGVSALARFGPVWWQVGAAALAWLALVAVPVSLAVRAWRRRPSPGDAGPAAPRLPRAMTKAKAKAKPAAPGRRRPPARPPSDDPGEPYLLAPAPAARDEVWDWEMPFAVRDADPRPGAGE; encoded by the coding sequence ATGGCGGGCGTGATCCAGACCACCGCCCGCCGTACGACACCGGCCGCCCTGCTCACCCGGATCCGCGACCGCTCGCCCGGGCTGGCCGCGGCCCTCCTCGGCGGCGCCCTCGCGGCCGGACTGGGGCTCGCGGCGCTCACCGTCCTCGTGGTGCTGCTGTGGATCAGCTCGCCCTACCCCGACAGCGGACCGGGCGGCGCCCTGCACATCGCGGCCGCCCTCTGGCTGCTGGCGCACGGCGCCGAACTGGTCCGCGCCGACACGCTCTCCGGCACCCCCGCGCCCGTGGGACTGCCGCCGCTGCTGCTGCTCGCACTGCCGGTGTGGCTGCTGCACCGGGCGGCCCGCGACGCGGCGGAGGGCGGCGCGGGGGACTCCGGGAACGAGGCCCCGCTGGTCCCCGGCCGCACCGCCTGGGCGGGCGTCGTCCTCGGCTACCTCGCCGTCGGCGCCCCGGCCGCGCTCTACGCCTCGGGCGGCGGACTGCGGCCCGCGTGGGCGGGGACAGGCGTGTGCGTGGCGCTGGTCGCCGGGCTCGCCGCCGCCGCGGGGGTGTGGACGGCGTACGGCCGTCCGAGCGGACCGCTGGAGCGGGTGCTGGGCGCGGTGCTGCCGAGGGGCGTACGCCATCTGGTCCTCGGGCCGGACGGCCGCCCGGGGGTCGCGGCGCGGGCGGCGGCCGCCGGAGCGGCGGTGCTCGCCGGGGGCGGGACGCTGCTGCTCGCGGTGTCGCTCGGAGGGCACGCGGGGGAGGCCCGGCAGGCGTTCCTGCGGCTGACCGAGGGCTGGTCGGGCTGGGTGGCGGTGCTGCTGCTCTGCGTCGCGCTCGCCCCCAACGCCGCCGTCTGGGCGGCCGCGTACGCCCTCGGCCCGGGCTTCCTCCTCGGCGCCGGCGCCCGGGTGACCCCGCTGTCCTCCGCGCCCGCCCCGCCGCTGCCGCCGTTCCCGCTGCTCGCCGCGGTACCGGACGCCGGTGAAACCGCCGTGAACTGGGCGGCGGGGGCGCTGCCGGTGACCGCGGGGGCGGTACTGGGGTGGTACGTGGGCCGGGGGGCGTCACGGAGCGGACGCGCCCCGGCACCCGCCTGGACGCCCGGCCGGACCGCCGGCGCGGCGGTACTGGCGGCCGGGCTCTGCGCGGCCGCGCTGTCCGCGCTCGCGGCGCTCGCCGGCGGCCCGCTGGGCGTCTCGGCGCTCGCCCGGTTCGGCCCGGTCTGGTGGCAGGTCGGAGCGGCCGCGCTCGCCTGGCTCGCCCTGGTGGCCGTCCCGGTGTCACTGGCGGTACGCGCCTGGCGGCGGCGTCCGTCCCCGGGCGACGCCGGCCCCGCCGCACCCAGGCTCCCCCGCGCCATGACGAAGGCGAAGGCGAAGGCGAAGCCTGCCGCACCCGGCCGGCGCCGGCCGCCCGCGCGGCCCCCGTCCGACGACCCCGGGGAGCCGTACCTGCTCGCTCCCGCCCCCGCCGCACGGGACGAGGTGTGGGACTGGGAGATGCCGTTCGCCGTGCGGGACGCGGACCCGAGGCCCGGCGCCGGGGAGTGA
- a CDS encoding membrane protein — MPDRSLRLLTFPQQSAQGGERGTVLLRERPASPPDAPRGEGSGDDRREGAEGTGGTQGSQDDNPFAPPPEGTPDRPWQPRQPSGGEGGGRSPWGRNWSDRQPGRSPDGFGERPRRPEGQGGGSQGPGMRWDPTDPAQRRARYALLGGMWAFFFALFSWPYIALLLGALSLYWGISALRAKPRAQDPDSPAPEQKGRPQTTAAVSGLVTGSLALALVAASFTAQLVYSDYYTCTNDALTHEARQSCSDLLPEQLRDLLGTGD, encoded by the coding sequence TCGGCCCAGGGAGGGGAGCGGGGCACCGTGCTGCTGCGGGAGCGCCCCGCCTCCCCGCCCGACGCTCCCCGGGGCGAGGGCAGCGGCGACGACCGGCGCGAGGGCGCCGAGGGGACCGGGGGAACCCAGGGATCCCAGGACGACAACCCGTTCGCGCCGCCGCCGGAGGGCACCCCCGACCGGCCCTGGCAGCCGAGGCAGCCGTCCGGCGGGGAGGGCGGCGGCCGCTCTCCCTGGGGCCGCAACTGGAGCGACCGGCAGCCCGGCCGCTCCCCCGACGGTTTCGGCGAGCGCCCGCGCCGCCCCGAGGGGCAGGGAGGCGGCTCCCAGGGGCCCGGCATGCGCTGGGACCCCACCGACCCGGCCCAGCGCCGGGCGCGCTACGCCCTGCTGGGCGGCATGTGGGCCTTCTTCTTCGCCCTGTTCAGCTGGCCCTACATCGCGCTGCTGCTGGGCGCGCTGTCCCTGTACTGGGGCATCAGCGCCCTGCGCGCCAAGCCCCGTGCGCAGGACCCGGACTCCCCGGCGCCCGAGCAGAAGGGCCGGCCGCAGACCACGGCCGCGGTGAGCGGGCTGGTCACCGGGTCGCTGGCGCTCGCCCTGGTCGCCGCGTCCTTCACGGCCCAGCTGGTCTACAGCGACTACTACACCTGCACCAACGACGCCCTCACCCATGAGGCCCGCCAGTCCTGCAGCGACCTCCTCCCCGAGCAGCTGCGCGATCTGCTGGGCACGGGCGACTGA